Proteins found in one Zea mays cultivar B73 chromosome 1, Zm-B73-REFERENCE-NAM-5.0, whole genome shotgun sequence genomic segment:
- the LOC103643487 gene encoding uncharacterized protein, whose amino-acid sequence MAVYLPVSVRLDQIDGRIPTGEQEQAPYMYTDYLGGAGGTRFLGEHTEQCVELVLKSETALGDSPCYGAATDGGDEIAGVEGREGGKMRRCGDDEEKRLLFYTIPGDAGTMREWRRGARELAAGGVCELVGSGKREEERRAGLGI is encoded by the coding sequence ATGGCCGTATACCTACCGGTGTCCGTCCGTCTAGACCAAATTGATGGTCGTATACCTACAGGAGAACAAGAACAGGCTCCCTATATGTACACGGATTATCTTGGGGGGGCGGGGGGGACTAGATTCCTTGGTGAACATACAGAGCAGTGCGTCGAACTAGTACTGAAATCTGAAACTGCACTGGGGGACTCACCTTGCTACGGCGCGGCGACGGACGGCGGAGACGAGATTGCGGGAGTGGAGGGGAGGGAAGGGGGAAAGATGCGGCGATGCGGGGACGATGAGGAGAAGAGGCTCCTCTTTTATACCATACCAGGCGATGCGGGGACGATGCGGGAGTGGAGGCGCGGGGCGCGCGAGCTGGCGGCCGGCGGCGTTTGCGAGCTGGTGGGAAGCGGGAAAAGAGAGGAAGAGAGACGTGCGGGGTTAGGGATTTAG